Within Candidatus Obscuribacterales bacterium, the genomic segment GGAATTACCATGAGTCTGGACCTCCGAGGCCTTACACCCGCACCGGTCACCCCCTTCACCCGTGATGGCGAAATCGACTACGCGGCGATCAACAAATTAGGCGCCTGGCTGGGAAGCATCGATGGTGTCAAAGGGTTGGTAGTGCTAGGCCATGCCGGGGAAGGCACCTTCCTCACCTCCCAAGAGCAAACAAGCGTCATCGAAGCATTCGTCGAATCGGTGAAAGGTGAAATTCCCATCATCGCTGGCATCACAGGCGAAGGCGATTACGTTGCTGCTGAAGAAGCCAAGCGTGCAGTCAAGGCTGGCGCTTCTGCGGGGCTGGTCTACCCGTCACATGGATGGCTGCGGTTCGGCTACCAAGAAGGTGCACCGCAGGAGCGTTACCGCCGCATCCACGCTGAAAGTGGGCTGCCACTCATTCTCTTCCAGTACCCGGATAACACCAAGGCCAACTACAACCTTCAGACACAGCTTGATATTGCAGCGCAGCCTGGCGTCTTTGCCATGAAAAACGGTGTGCGTAACATGAAGCGCTGGGACACAGAAATTCCTGTGATTCGCGCTGAGCAGCCGGACCTGCAAATCCTGACTTGCCACGATGAGTACCTGCTGCACACCATGTTCGATGTGGATGGAGCACTGGTAGGTTACGGTGGTA encodes:
- a CDS encoding dihydrodipicolinate synthase family protein — translated: GITMSLDLRGLTPAPVTPFTRDGEIDYAAINKLGAWLGSIDGVKGLVVLGHAGEGTFLTSQEQTSVIEAFVESVKGEIPIIAGITGEGDYVAAEEAKRAVKAGASAGLVYPSHGWLRFGYQEGAPQERYRRIHAESGLPLILFQYPDNTKANYNLQTQLDIAAQPGVFAMKNGVRNMKRWDTEIPVIRAEQPDLQILTCHDEYLLHTMFDVDGALVGYGGIAPEPLIEMIKAGKAKDYAKARELHDRLLPVTKNVYHRGSHMEGTVALKWALVARGILDHATVRAPLRPLAEGADQQIADAMREAGLA